From the genome of Neomonachus schauinslandi chromosome 1, ASM220157v2, whole genome shotgun sequence:
CTCATTTGAGTGATAATTTGGTAAATGGCTCTCAATACCTGCctgtgctgtccaacagaaataaaatataaaccacatacataaatttaaatgttctAATGGCCATGTTTTTTAAGAGTCAAAAGAAGCaggcaaaattaatttgaatGTTATTTCTTTACTTATCCCAATATATCCAAAGTATAATTTCAATGAGTAATCAAtattaaagattattattattaatattgttgagatattttacattatttttctgtagCAAGTCTTTGACATTGGTGTATATTTCACAattacagcacatctcagttcgGAATGACCACACtgcaagtgctcaatagccagtGACTCATGGCCATCATATTGGACAGTGAAGGTctagacacacatgcacacaaacatgcacacacactccacaGGAACAGGAACTGTGCCGGATGTGTTCACTATCCTACCCGTGCCCCAATACCTAACACAAGACTTGGCAAAGATGGGATTGGAAGTGGTCTTGGAGTTGGGTTTGAGGGGTCATGTTGGGTGTTCAATATGGATGGCATGAAGGGACAATTGAAAGCACTCACCATTTGCTTGCCACGCCATCTGCTGAAAGGTTAATATCTTCAGCTCTTCCACCATCTCCTGGTCTATGAGGAAGAATCCATCTTGAGCCCAAGTCCTTCCATGCCCAATGCTCAGTTTCTCCCCATGCCCCATCCTCTTCTTACTCACACTTAATCAGGGTCACAGCCAGACCAGTGCAGCCCAGGAGCAGTGACACCACAACCAGCAGGCACAGATACACCACCAGTCTCTCCTCCTGGTAGCACCCAGGACACCTGGACTTCTGACTGAGGTGGGTCACTGGAGTTACTGGGGGATGAGGACGGGGACAGAGAGACCAATATTGATGCTTCAGAGAGTGAGGAAGAGACACTTGAGCCTCTCTCCAAAAGCAGAGGGACCAAGATCCGTGGTCATGACTGTATCACCAGATGGGGTCAGCAAGAGAGGGTCAAGGGAAAAGAACCCTGAAGAAGCCCAGAAGAGCACTTACTGTGCTCCAGGGCCACCCTTTTCCCAAATGTAGCCCCCTTCCCATCTCCAAACGAAGCCACACCTCCACCCCCATCTCCACTTCCAAATCCAACACCATCACTGTAACCTAACACAACTACAACCTAACCTAGAATGCTGAAgagaacttactatgtgccaagtatcGTGTCACATCCTTATTATCTTATTGGATCCTCATCCTTATGACATAGATGTAACTATTATTCCCAATTTGCAAATAACTAACGTGAAGGCTTGGAGAGGTCATGTATGACTTGGACCCAGCACTGCTCCTAACATTTATGATGCATTATCTTGTACTCTCCAGCATCCCCTGCCCAAGCTACTCCCCATTCTAGGATGCTTAAGGGCCTTTGCATCAGCGGCAGAGAATGTTTCCCATACCTTATGCAAGTAGGAGGTGGGGCCTGAAGAGTATCAGGCAGATGCCCTGGGTCCCTCAGGGTCTGGTCTAGACTCAGAAAGGAAGAGCTTCTGAAATGACACTTTTCTCTGCCCCAGGGTCTTCCTCTGGGGTCATAGGTCTGATTCAAGCATACTTGCAATCATGACAGGGAAGATAGGGGCCCACCTGGAGGGCATGAGGACTTACTAGCTAGGGATGACTGGAACGGAGGATGCTCCAGATTGACAcctgggagaaagggagaggaaagttTATTCAAAAGTTGTTGTGGGGAAAAGAGTTGCTGAAAGACTGTCTTCCAAGATCAACACCTCCCCCAACCCATCTGATTTGTTCTCTGGTCAGAATTGAGGAACTGAAGGGAAGACTTCCAGGTGTCCCCTCCCAGATTTCTTAAAGGGTCTTCCCACTGCTCACCCAGTTGAGGAGATATGCGGGGGACAGGGGTGAAGTCCAGGCCTAGAAGGGGTCAGAAAGACAATGGTTATGCAGACCAGGGCTTCATCCAGGTAAATCAAAAGGCCCCAGCCCTAGATTCTCACCTTTGATCTTTGGGGACTTGCAGGGAAGTGGGGGgttctccattttctttcctggggtggggagggggaggaatggATGCTCAGGTCCGGAGCAGGACAAAACCAGCACTGGGTCTCCTgtacccccagccccagctcaccTGCTCTCGGAGGCCTTGGTGGAGCCAGTGAATCTGCAGAAGAGAAGTTCAGAATTAGAGCTGGTATGAGGGTCGGAAACAGATTGGAGGCAGTGATGGAACCAGGGCTGGGACTAAAATGGAGGGCTAGGGATAGGGTTGAGCATAAGAATGTAATTGGGGGTAGGGATGGGGTTAATTGGGGGTAAGGTTGGGAGTAGATGATGAGGATTAAGATAGAGTGACCGACCATCCTGGATCACCCAGGACTTGCccagttttaaaactggaagcCCCACATCCCAGGAAATCACTCAGTCCTGAGCAAACTGGGACAACTGTTCACCCTCAGTTAAAGACACAGGTGAGTTTGGGCTAGGGTTGCAGTCAAGCTTGGTTGGGATGAGGATGGGATTGAAGATGGGTTGGGGACAGTGGTGGACATGGCATTAGGGTTGTGACTCAGGATGTGGTAGAGATAAAGATTGGGACTGGAGCTGCACTGGGGTAGGAGGAGGAAGTCACAGTTAGGTTTTAGTTGCGTTGAAGTAGGGTGATGACTTTGGATTTAGAAATAAAGATGGGGGTGGAGATTGGGCTGCAatcagagatggggagggggctaACTTTGGGGAAGGGATAGCACTGATGATCAGATGGAGGAGTCCATCTTGGTGGTGGGTTTGAGAACTGGATGGGACCAAGTGGGAGCTGAGAGACAGACAGCTGAGCCTAGTTTACCTCCTACCTCATTCTGGGCCCCACGGTGCCCAGGGACCTCCCAGGTTGGTCTCACTCCAGATTAAATAGTGGTGGATGCAGCACCCCACCCCTCATGGAATGGCCACTGTCCAAGGACAGCAACACAGCACAGTCAACCTTCAGGGCCCTAGTGGGAGTTGGCTCGGGGAAACCTCaaagccttcattttttttttaaagacttcactTTTATACCCACTTAGCAGACTTTTGATGAGTCCTGGGCCAGGTATGGAGCACCCAAGTCTCAAGGTCGATCTGGGCCCAGAGTGTGAATGTGAGGAAGTTGGGGAGCCACTGGTGCACTCACAGTTTTATGAAACACCAGCTTTCATGTCCCAGGACCTTTGCATCCACCAGTTCTCTACTGGGCTTCTCTTCCTAACAAACTCCAACTCATCCTTTAAGTCCCAGTCCAATATCCCCTCCTCTGACCCCAATCTCCCACCACTCAATTCACCTTGAGATTTCCCCATTCTCCTGGTCCTTCCCTTCTCAGACCTGCTCACCTGGGTCTGTGCCCAGAACTGCCTCTCTCATCAGACAGAGAGATCCTCAAGGGCAGGGtggagacacagacacatactCCTGCCAACATGGTGCCTGGCACGAGCTGGGTACACAGGAGGCTGATTGTGTGTCTATAATGCCCAGCTAATGTCCCTGGGGGACCCTGCTTTCCCCAGGCTACAGAACACACATTCCTTCACCTGGCCTCTGAGAAGTCCTCTTACCTGGCTTGGGAGGAAGATCCTTGTAGGGTGGCGCCATGTTCTCATAATCatcaccatcctcctcctcctcctcctctctggtcCCTTCCAGAGGAAAGGCAAGTGAGAGCCCAGCccattccctctgtccctcaggcCCTAGTTTCCAGCCACAGGGTGGGGAATACTGTAATCTGGGTCCCGACCATCCCTGGTCCCCAGCTCAAGCCTGGCCAGGGCCATACCTGGCAGGTCCTGGCACCCAGAGTTGGTATACATGTACATGGTTGCAGCTCACCCAGGAGCctgagagggagaggcagagctggaCAGCTTCTGCCTCCTATACCTCCTGCTCAGGTGCCTGGGGCTTCTCTCAGTTCCCTTTTTCATCAAAAGTCAAGTACATGCAAATCCACCTTAAGGGGAACCAcccaaaccacacacacacacacacacacacacacacacacacacacacccctgtctCCCAATTTGGATTCACGCACAGGAGTGACAAAGACAGCAACCCCTACGTTCGAGTGCGAGGCCCTGGGTGGAAAAGATGGATAAGCTCCTTCCTTCAAGGAACTTTCCATCAAGACAAGACAGACACTGAACTAGCataaacatagaaataaacaatatggtttggttttttattttatttccagtagtcactaagcattatttaaaaataaaattaggggcgcctgggtggctcagtcgttgagcgtctgccttcggctcaggtcacgatcccggggtcctgggatcgagccccgcgtcgggctccctgctcggcggggagcctgcttctccctctcccctccccctgcttgtgttccctctctcgctgtgtctctctctgtcaaataaataaatctttaaaaaataaaaattaaaaaaaataataaaattaaatggagTAAGGGGATAGGACAGGGGCTAATGTAGAGAGATAAAGAGGGAAGGCACCCTGGAAGtgacatttgcaacaaaatgTTAAAGTGATAAGTGCTAAGTACTCCTGCATTCCACAGTGAGGTGCTAGGTCACTGGCCCAGTTATCTCTGACTGCATAATGACAGCAAGCACTTATCGTCTCGCAGTTTCTGTGGCTCAGAGTTCAAGAGCAGCTTGTCTGGGTGGTTCTGCCTCAGGACCTCTCTTTTATACCCACTTATCAGACAAGTCAAGAGGCTCCCCAGGGCTGTGGTCTCTGACGGCTGTGCTGAggctggaggatctgcttccaagatgAAGCGCTCTCTAAAAAGGGCTGATTGAGCATCCCCCCAGTGTGGCAGAGGCCACAGTGGAAGCCATTGACCCCTTTTATGATTTAGCCACACAAATCACAAACTATGCTCTCTACTATTTTTTTCACATGGACCAGCTCAGAGTCGTGATGGGAAGAGACAACACGAGGGTGTGAACAACAGGATGTAAGGACGCTGGTCACCACCACCATATACACAGAACTTGCAAAGGAAGGTTTTTCACCCTGACTTGACATAGACTGgaagttatttaaaaagtgaaaattaaagacagaagTCTGCTCACCCCATGGGTAAAGCAAGGGATGAGGTTTTGACTCATATCTCAAACAGCAGAAGCAAAAGCATGGACTTGGGGAAAAGGGCTGCAAGGAGGAGTGGCTGCATCTTTTGGTCTAGCAGGGATGTGGGAGTTCCCTGTGAGCCAAGTGAAGGCGGTAGAATAACCAGGCTGGAGCCATTTGGAGAACTCTGCTCATGAAGGCAGCCTGCCTGTCCTTCTCCAGAGGACTGCCATCAGCCTTTGGAGCCTACAGTCTTCGAATCATCCATCactcctctcttctctcattccGTGACCCTGGCAAATTGAATTTTCAAAAGATGGCTGCAACAGTATCTCTTTGTGCTACGTGTTCTTATGCAATGTGACCTTGCCACTCCATCAAGAAGTAGAGtccaggggctgctgggtggctcagtcggttgagcatccgactcttgatctcagcttaggtctatgatctcagggttgtgagttcaagccccacattgggctccatgttgggtgtagagcctacttaaaaaaaaaattttttttttttaattaaaagaagtaGAGTCCAGttctcctccccttgaatctggggtGGTGTTAGTGATTCCTTTATAACCAACAGAATGTGGTGGAAGTGTATCTGGCTCTGTCAGAACACATGCTCCCAgccgccatgttgtgaggaagcccaagccacaTGGAGGTGACCCACTCAACAGTCCCAGCTGAGGCCAGACTTCAAGTCATCCCAGCCCAGGTGCCAGGCATATGAGTGAAGGCACCTCCTGATGTTTCCTGACCCCAGGACAGCAGAGTCACCTCCAGCCTGCTAAGTCTTCCAATCTGAGGCTCCAGAACATTGTGGAGCGGAAACCAGCTGTCCCATAGAATCTGTGAGCTActgaagtgacttttttttttttttttttttggccactaGGTTTGAGGTGGTTTGTTCGATAGCCTAGATATTGGAAATCTGACAAATCTGTTAGAAATTCTGGTTGGCTCTACCTTCGCGATATACCCAGTGTCTGAGCTGGGCTCGCCTCCCAGTCTGACCATCAGCAGCTTTCACTTGGATTACAGTAAGAGCCTCTGCCTGGTCTGCCTACTTCTGACCTTGCCCTCCATATAGTGGGACCCATAGAAGCAGACCGGTAGTcgcccggggctgggggaggagaaaatTGGGTAGATGTTGGTTAAGGGGCACAAAGTTTCAGTtctgtaagatgaataagttctggaggaTCAGTGTACAACAATGTGACTATAGTTAAGAGTATTGTACTGTGTACTTGAAATTCACTGTCAGGGTAGATCTTGagtcttcacacacacacacacgcacacacacataaagaaagcaagaaagaaagaaggaaagtggtAACTATCAGGTGATAGATATGTTGATTGGCCTGGTTGTGGTGAATATTTCACAGTGTACATGTATATCAGGTCATCAGTCTGTACATCTTAAATAACATGTAATATCTGATTtatcttggggggaggggaaagaagtctgaaatcaaggtgttggcacaGCCATGCTCTTTCCAGatgctctaggggagaatcctttcttgcctcttccaactTCCAGAGCTCTTGGCATCTCCTGGCTGGGGCCACGTCCCTCCAGCGTCTGCCTGAGTGGTCACCCCGCCTCTccctgtctgtgtctgtgtctcaagcctctctctcctttttctgaagttttatacCATGCTGGTGGCTTTGAAGATGCAGGAAGGGGCCACGAGGCAAGGAATGAAGCTCTAGAAgcttaaaaagacaagaaaacagattctcccaCTAGATCCTCCGAGGGAATGTAGCCTTGCTGACATGTTTCAACCCCATCAAACAATTTGAACTTCTGACCTTGAGAACTATCAAAGAGTCCGTTACTGTTATATAGCCGCTGAATTTGTGGAGATCTGTGATGGTAACCACAGGACACTATTCCATACTGCAAGGGGCAAGACCCCAATTCCCCCTCTAAGGGGCTTTCCACTAAAAGCAAAAGGAATCACAATTCAAATTGGCCTGAGCAACAAGGAAATCCCATCAAGACTGTACACAAGTTAGAATATTAGGCTGGGCTACTGTAATAGAAGTTCAGAACAAGAGCAGCTTAAAATAGAATTTCTTGCCTCACAGATCAATATAAGCAACCCACAGTCTCCAGAAGCGGAAAATCTTCACCAGCACATGAGGAAGGAGCGTGACCCAGCCCtagttgggggggggcggtgatgaCAACAGACCAGCCTCCCTCTCCAGAGAAAGCTCACCCCAGGGGCTGGGCTTTCCCCTGTTAACACTGCATGATGTAATTAATGTGCAGAACCTCCCCAGCCTGCCTGAGGCGTACATGCAGccattcccattctacagatggagaaatggagacCTCTGAGAAAGAAGGAGCCTGTCTGCTGAGCACACACAGAACCATCAGGCTCCAGATGGATAAGTGGcgtcagaggggagggagaggacgGAGGTGGGGTTACACCAGCCAAGTGGACTGATAGCATCTCTGCCCATCAAGGGCGCCCCTTGAGGTGAGTGGACCTAGGGCAAGGAAGTGCAGTGATGGCTGGATGGTCTCACTGTGAGGAGGCACTGGCCATAGCCAATGCCATCCTTTGGGACCTgccacacagtaggtgctcaggaactAGTAGAGCAATCCAGTCCCATCAGCTAGATAATAAGGCCATGAGCCCAGGCTGACCCCAGCTATGCCCCATTCTTGCTGTGTGACCTAAGGGGAGTAGAACATCTCTGAGCAAAGGTCTTCTGATATGTCCAATGGGGAGTGGGGATTCAgttgttcattcatccattcaatagATATGTATTGACAACCTACTATGTGTTAAGCTATGTTCTAAGTACCAGGGATATAGtgctgaacaacaacaacaaaaaaacaaaacaaaacaaaacaaaaaatccctcGCAATAAAAAGGAAGATCACAGAATGGAAATCTTACCAAGCATGTTTTCAGACTAGAAccgaattaaattagaaatcacagaatgatatctggaaaatccacaggtatttggaaattaaatcaCACCCACaggtcaaagaggaagtcaaaaattaaaaatatttttaattgggggcccctgggtggctcagtaggttgagcctctgactcttgattttggcttctgACTTGTTTCAATTCTCAGGCTTTCTgagaggtcatgatctgagggttgtgagatccagcctcgTGGCGGGTTCCGTGCTGatcgtggagcctgcttaagattctctctctctggggcacctgggtggctcagtttgttaagcatctgccttcagcacaggtcatgatctcagggtcctgggatcgagccccgcgtcgggctccctgctcagtgggttgcctgcttctgcctctccctctacatctctcccacttgtgctctctctttctctgtctcaaataaataaaatcttttttaaaaaaatattctctctctccttcgccctctgcctttgccccccactcgtgtatgctctctctctctaaaaaaatatgttttttaattgaatgaaagTGAAAGCGTTACATATCGAAATACGTGGGGTGCAGCCAAAGTTGTGCTAAGGAGGCAACATAGGACACTAAGTGCTTATGTTTAAGCAGGTGACCgagtatatttgaaagttgctaagagtccttttgttgttgttttcaagtaACACTCTTAGGAACATCTGTTTTTACATGTGTTTCTAGACAATTCTCTACGTTCATTACAGAATTGCCTACACATCCATTCACTAACACAGTTCACAACTAGCCAAATAGGGAACACtcataaaaacatgtattttcccACGTGTCATTAACTACACCTCTCCATgaattacaaaattacaaaatggtCAGCACATGCATTGGCTGATGTGATGCTCCTTCAGTTCTCTCTGAACAGTTAACACTTCCAGAGCCATCTTTTTACATGTATCTATAAACATTTCCCTACATGCATTACAGAATGTGTGCCCAACTCTTGTCCTGAAATCATTCTGTGTtca
Proteins encoded in this window:
- the CLEC17A gene encoding C-type lectin domain family 17, member A, which produces MYMYTNSGCQDLPGTREEEEEEDGDDYENMAPPYKDLPPKPDSLAPPRPPRAGKKMENPPLPCKSPKIKGLDFTPVPRISPQLGVNLEHPPFQSSLAITPVTHLSQKSRCPGCYQEERLVVYLCLLVVVSLLLGCTGLAVTLIKYQEMVEELKILTFQQMAWQANVTGMAGIAGLKKDIDHIRTYTNQSLVELRGLLDCTKVSCPEGWLPFEGKCYYFSPTTKSWDEARKFCQENYSHLVIISSFAEQNFVAKAHGSPRVYWLGLNDREHEGDWKWLDGSPVTLSFWDPEEPNNIYDEDCASMNKGGTWNDLSCDKTTYWICERKCSC